A single genomic interval of Prionailurus viverrinus isolate Anna chromosome A2, UM_Priviv_1.0, whole genome shotgun sequence harbors:
- the LRRN3 gene encoding leucine-rich repeat neuronal protein 3 → MKDMPLRIHVLLGLAITTLVQAVDKKADCPQLCTCEIRPWFTPRSIYMEASTVDCNDLGLSSFPARLPADTQILLLQTNNIAKIEYSIDFPVNLTGLDLSQNNLSSVTNINVKKMPQLLSVYLEENKLTELPEKCLSGLSNLQELYINHNLLSTISPGAFIGLHNLLRLHLNSNRLQMINSKWFDALPNLEILMIGENPIIRIKDMNFKPLINLRSLVIAGINLTEIPDNALVGLENLESISFYDNRLIKVPHVALQKAINLKFLDLNKNPINRIRRGDFSNMLHLKELGINNMPELISIDSLAVDNLPDLRKIEATNNPRLSYIHPNAFFRLPKLESLMLNSNALSALYHGTIESLPNLKEISIHSNPIRCDCVIRWINMNKTNIRFMEPDSLFCVDPPEFQGQNVRQVHFREMMEICLPLIAPESFPSNLDLDTGSYVSLHCRATAEPQPEIYWITPSGQKLLPNTLKDKFYVHSEGTLDINDITPTEGGLYTCIATNLVGADLKSVMIKVDGSFPQDNNESLNIKIKDVQANSVLVSWKASSKILKSSVKWTAFVKTENAHAAQSARIPSDVKVYNLTHLNPSTEYKICIDIPTIYQKTRKQCVNVTTKGLDPDQKEYEKSNTTTFMACLGGFLGIIGVIYLFSCLSQDMNCDGGHSYVRNYLQKPTFAFSELYPPLINLWEAGKEKSTALEVKATVIGVPTNMS, encoded by the coding sequence ATGAAGGACATGCCACTCCGAATTCATGTGCTACTTGGCCTCGCTATCACTACACTAGTACAAGCTGTAGATAAAAAAGCGGATTGCCCACAATTATGTACATGTGAAATCAGGCCTTGGTTTACACCCAGATCCATTTATATGGAAGCATCTACAGTGGATTGTAATGATTTAGGTCTTTCGAGTTTCCCAGCCAGATTGCCTGCTGACACACAGATTCTGCTCCTACAGACTAACAATATTGCAAAAATTGAATATTCCATAGACTTTCCAGTAAACCTTACTGGCCTGGACTTATCTCAAAACAATTTATCCTCAGTCACCAATATTAATGTAAAAAAGATGCCTCAGCTTCTTTCTGTGTATTTAGAGGAAAACAAACTAACTGAGCTGCCTGAAAAATGTCTGTCTGGACTGAGCAACTTACAAGAACTCTATATTAATCACAACTTGCTTTCTACAATTTCACCCGGAGCCTTTATTGGCCTACATAATCTTCTTCGACTTCATCTCAACTCAAATAGATTGCAGATGATCAACAGTAAGTGGTTTGATGCTCTTCCCAATCTGGAGATTCTGATGATTGGGGAAAATCCAATCATCAGAATCAAAGACATGAACTTTAAGCCGCTTATCAATCTTCGCAGCCTGGTTATAGCTGGTATAAACCTCACGGAAATACCAGATAATGCCTTGGTTGGACTTGAAAACTTAGAAAGCATCTCTTTTTACGACAACAGGCTTATTAAAGTGCCCCATGTTGCTCTCCAAAAAGCTATAAACCTCAAATTCCTGGATCTAAATAAAAATCCCATTAATAGAATACGGAGGGGTGATTTCAGCAATATGCTACACTTAAAAGAGTTGGGAATAAATAATATGCCTGAGCTGATTTCCATCGACAGTCTTGCGGTGGATAACCTGccagatttaagaaaaatagaagctACAAACAACCCCAGGTTGTCTTACATTCACCCAAATGCATTTTTCAGACTACCCAAGCTGGAATCACTCATGCTTAACAGCAATGCCCTTAGTGCCCTGTACCATGGAACAATTGAGTCTCTGCCAAACCTCAAGGAGATCAGCATACACAGCAATCCTATCAGGTGTGATTGTGTCATCCGCTGGATTAATATGAACAAAACTAACATTCGATTTATGGAGCCAGACTCACTGTTTTGTGTGGACCCACCTGAATTTCAAGGACAAAATGTTCGGCAGGTGCATTTCAGAGAAATGATGGAAATATGTCTCCCTCTTATAGCTCCTGAGAGCTTTCCTTCTAATCTGGATTTAGACACTGGGAGCTATGTTTCCTTGCATTGTAGAGCTACTGCAGAGCCACAGCCTGAAATCTACTGGATAACACCTTCTGGTCAAAAACTCTTACCTAATACTCTGAAGGACAAGTTCTATGTCCATTCTGAAGGCACACTAGATATAAATGACATAACCCCAACAGAAGGGGGTTTATATACTTGTATAGCAACTAACCTTGTTGGTGCTGACTTGAAGTCTGTTATGATCAAAGTGGATGGTTCTTTTCCCCAGGATAACAATGAatccttaaatattaaaataaaagatgttcagGCCAATTCAGTTCTGGTGTCTTGGAAAGCAAGTTCTAAAATTCTCAAATCCAGTGTTAAGTGGACAGCCTTTGTCAAGACTGAAAATGCTCATGCTGCCCAAAGTGCTCGAATACCATCTGATGTCAAGGTATATAATCTTACTCATCTGAACCCATCAACTGAGTATAAAATTTGTATTGATATCCCCACCATCtatcaaaaaaccagaaaacaatgtgTAAATGTCACCACAAAAGGTTTGGACCCTGatcaaaaagaatatgaaaagagtAACACCACCACATTTATGGCCTGCCTTGGAGGCTTTCTGGGGATTATTGGTGTCATATATCTTTTCAGTTGCCTCTCCCAAGACATGAACTGTGATGGTGGACATAGCTATGTGAGGAATTACTTACAGAAACCAACCTTTGCATTCAGTGAGCTTTATCCTCCTCTAATCAACCTCTGGGAAGCAGGCAAAGAAAAAAGTACAGCACTGGAAGTGAAAGCAACTGTTATAGGTGTGCCAACAAATATGTCCTAA